Sequence from the Candidatus Poribacteria bacterium genome:
TTACCGACTCGGCACCCGTTCCGCACTGGAGTGGGTCGTGGATCAGTATCGTGTGAAAACGGATAAACGGAGCGGTATCGTCAACGATCCGAACCGTGCCGACGATCTGCAGTATATCGTCAAGTTGATCGGTCAGGTCATCACCGTCAGTTTAGAGACGGTGGACATTGTTGAAGGGTTGCCGTCCTTGTAGGTGGGGGAAATTGAGGAAACACCCAAGCAAAACCCCATCAAAAACTCTAAGCGAAAACACTCGTACTTACAGAGGGAAGTCGGGATTCGGAGATCCCTCCTACAAAAAACTGAACGATCCTATGATTCAGACAACCGATTCTTGACTTCCACCGGACGATGTGATATACTCTAATTTGAACCTTATCAATGGGAAAAAGAACATGAGACGTTTCGGAACACAGGGGCCTGTAAATCCTGCAGAACATTATATTCTGCCGCGCGCTGCAGAAACTGCGGATTTCATCAATCGTGTCAAAGATGACATGTACATCGTCCTCTTCGCGCCGCGCCAAACCGGCAAGACAACCTTTTTTTACTGGGGACTTGAAACACTTGTAACACAAGATTCGACCTATTTCCCGATTCAGTTGGACTTTCAGGTCGTTCGCAACATCGCGCCTGCTACTTTTTACGAGCGGCTCTCTTACCTGATTCGCACAGATGCTCACGGAGGAGTTTAATATTCCAAAAAACGAAACGATTACGATGGGGCACTTTACGACTGCACATACTCAACTCCTCCGCGGACGGAATACCAACATTGAGCATTTAACAACCAATATTCGCAAAGACCCGCGTTTTGAAAGTGTTTTGATGCGAATTATGGCGCGGGATGAAGGTGTGGACTTCAATCTGGATGATGACATCATCAGCGAACTCGCTACTCATGGAGTCATCAAAGAAGGGGCTGATGGGATGTGTGAAATTCTCAACCCCATTTATCTCTATCGCATTATGAGAGTGTTCAAGCCAACCGTGAATGGACTGGAGCAAGAATATTTTCCCGAAGACACCGACGATGATTAAACGGAAACAATTTATGAACCGATGCTTTACATACATCTTCATCATAGCGTTCAGTCTCGCATGCATGCCCGCGACAGCGGCTAATACGGACATTCATGAAAATGCCGGTACCCGCGCCATGACCTTCCTCAAAATTGGGGTCGGCGCAGAGGCGATGAGCATGGGAGAATCCCAAGTCGCGGCGACCGATGACCTATACGCATCCTACTGGAACCCCGCGGGTCTCGCAAGGCTTCAACAGCCGCAACTCGCACTCATGCATAACGAATGGTTCGCCGATATTAACCACGAATTCGTCGGATTCGCGCTTCCACTTAAGGGTGTCGGCACGCTCGGTGTAAGTTCGAGTTTCTTGTCCTTCGGGGAATTGCAGGGACGCGATCGGGATGGCAATGAAACGACGATTTTCCGTCCTTATGATCTGGCACTGATTCTCTCGTATGCCCGCGGCTTCGGCAGTTCAGTCGCTTTCGGGGCGAACGCGAAATTCCTGCGCGAGCAGATCGCTGATGAAAGCGGGACAGGTATCGCTTTCGATCTCGGCGGACTCTACAACTTTCCTGAGATACCGATCTCGTTGGGGTTCAACGCAC
This genomic interval carries:
- a CDS encoding PorV/PorQ family protein, whose product is MNRCFTYIFIIAFSLACMPATAANTDIHENAGTRAMTFLKIGVGAEAMSMGESQVAATDDLYASYWNPAGLARLQQPQLALMHNEWFADINHEFVGFALPLKGVGTLGVSSSFLSFGELQGRDRDGNETTIFRPYDLALILSYARGFGSSVAFGANAKFLREQIADESGTGIAFDLGGLYNFPEIPISLGFNAQHAGPRVKFIEEAFGLPFTFRLGVAYRLWNDALLLTTDIIRPSDNDIAIGVGAGYTIGNVLHLRTGYKYKIGGNDLGAISGLTGGFGLTFLRFQIDYALIPFGVLGLTHRVSLVANF